The following are from one region of the Streptomyces rubrogriseus genome:
- a CDS encoding DinB family protein codes for MTPTDPKADLRLYLQSARDALLWKLEGLSEYDVRRPATPTGTNLLGLVKHAATVELGYLGDTFGRPSGEPLPWLADGAGPNADMWVTADESRAYVVELYHRAWAHADATIDALALDTVGRVPWWDEGKDEVTLHHAVTRVIADTHRHAGHADIVRELTDGAVGMREDNAGVPAADAAWWETYRDRVEHAAREAGHRETPGRAR; via the coding sequence ATGACCCCGACAGATCCCAAGGCCGATCTCCGCCTCTACCTCCAGTCAGCCCGCGACGCCCTGCTCTGGAAGCTCGAAGGGCTCTCCGAGTACGACGTACGCCGCCCGGCGACGCCGACCGGTACCAACCTCCTCGGGCTGGTGAAGCATGCCGCCACCGTGGAACTGGGCTATCTCGGCGACACCTTCGGGCGGCCGTCCGGTGAGCCGTTGCCCTGGCTCGCCGACGGTGCCGGGCCCAACGCGGACATGTGGGTCACCGCCGACGAGTCACGCGCGTACGTCGTGGAGCTGTACCACCGGGCGTGGGCCCACGCGGACGCGACGATCGACGCGCTGGCGCTGGACACGGTCGGCAGGGTGCCGTGGTGGGACGAGGGGAAGGACGAGGTGACCCTGCACCACGCCGTCACCCGCGTGATCGCCGACACCCACCGGCACGCCGGTCATGCCGACATCGTCCGGGAACTGACGGACGGTGCCGTGGGCATGCGCGAGGACAACGCGGGTGTGCCGGCGGCCGACGCGGCGTGGTGGGAGACGTACCGGGACCGGGTCGAGCACGCCGCTCGGGAAGCCGGGCACCGCGAGACCCCGGGGCGGGCCCGATGA
- a CDS encoding glutaredoxin domain-containing protein, giving the protein MRRVWTGPVLLLIAGAGAATGPFVQGRPGTGAVLLVVFVLLAGLTSPLVFPRSVGALEARRRSAADGRPVVYWRPGCTYCLRLRLRLGRSARRLHWVDIWRDEAGAEAVREVNDGNETVPTLLVAGRAYTNPDPAWVREQVSSTR; this is encoded by the coding sequence ATGAGGCGGGTGTGGACGGGCCCGGTACTGCTGCTGATCGCCGGGGCGGGGGCCGCGACCGGGCCGTTCGTGCAGGGGCGCCCGGGGACGGGTGCCGTGCTGTTGGTGGTGTTCGTGCTGCTGGCCGGGCTGACCTCGCCCCTGGTGTTCCCCAGGTCGGTCGGGGCGCTGGAGGCACGGCGGCGCAGTGCCGCGGACGGGCGGCCGGTGGTGTACTGGCGGCCGGGCTGCACCTACTGCCTGCGGCTGCGCCTCCGGCTGGGGCGCAGCGCTCGGCGGTTGCACTGGGTCGACATCTGGCGGGACGAGGCCGGGGCGGAGGCGGTGCGCGAGGTCAACGACGGCAACGAGACCGTGCCCACGCTGCTCGTGGCGGGCCGGGCCTACACCAATCCCGACCCGGCCTGGGTGCGCGAGCAGGTCTCCTCGACCCGGTGA
- the galE gene encoding UDP-glucose 4-epimerase GalE, whose protein sequence is MTWLITGGAGYIGAHVVRAMTEAGEKAVVYDDLSTGIAERVPDGVPLVVGSVLDGERVARALADHSVTGVVHLAAKKQVGESVDLPLHYYRQNVEGLRVLLDAVTAAGVPSFVFSSSAAVYGMPDVDLVTEETPCVPMSPYGETKLAGEWLVRATGKATGLATASLRYFNVAGAAGPDLADTGVYNLVPMVFEKLTESAAPRIFGDDYATPDGTCVRDYIHVVDLAEAHVAAARALQSSPGTALTLNIGRGEGVSVREMIDRINAVTGYDRPPTVTPRRPGDPARVVASADRAAVELGWKAKYDVEDMITSAWAGWVRLHPEAARD, encoded by the coding sequence ATGACCTGGCTGATCACCGGCGGCGCCGGATACATCGGGGCGCACGTCGTACGGGCGATGACCGAAGCGGGCGAGAAGGCCGTGGTCTACGACGACCTGTCCACGGGGATCGCCGAGCGCGTGCCCGACGGTGTGCCCCTGGTGGTGGGCTCGGTCCTGGACGGCGAGCGGGTCGCCCGCGCCCTGGCCGACCACTCCGTCACCGGCGTGGTGCACCTGGCCGCCAAGAAGCAGGTCGGCGAGTCGGTGGACCTGCCGCTGCACTACTACCGGCAGAACGTGGAGGGCCTGCGCGTCCTGCTGGACGCGGTCACCGCAGCCGGGGTGCCGTCCTTCGTCTTCTCCTCCTCCGCCGCGGTGTACGGCATGCCCGACGTCGACCTCGTGACCGAGGAGACGCCCTGCGTGCCGATGTCGCCGTACGGCGAGACCAAGCTGGCCGGCGAGTGGCTGGTCCGGGCCACGGGCAAGGCCACGGGCCTCGCCACGGCCTCCCTGCGGTACTTCAACGTGGCGGGCGCGGCGGGCCCGGACCTGGCCGACACCGGCGTCTACAACCTCGTCCCGATGGTCTTCGAGAAGCTCACGGAGTCCGCGGCCCCCCGGATCTTCGGCGACGACTACGCGACGCCGGACGGCACCTGCGTGCGCGACTACATCCACGTCGTCGACCTGGCCGAGGCCCACGTGGCCGCGGCCCGCGCACTCCAGTCCTCCCCCGGCACCGCCCTCACGCTGAACATCGGCCGCGGCGAGGGCGTCTCCGTCCGCGAGATGATCGACCGCATCAACGCCGTCACCGGCTACGACCGGCCGCCGACGGTCACCCCGCGCCGCCCCGGCGACCCGGCGCGCGTCGTCGCCTCGGCCGACCGCGCCGCCGTCGAGCTGGGCTGGAAGGCCAAGTACGACGTCGAGGACATGATCACGTCTGCGTGGGCGGGCTGGGTACGGCTCCACCCGGAAGCGGCGCGGGACTGA
- a CDS encoding MarR family winged helix-turn-helix transcriptional regulator, whose product MTTPATEPATDWLRLDQQICFSLSAASRAFGSVYRVVLKDLGLTYSQYLVLLVLWEHGELPVKRLGEHLRLDSGTLSPLLKRLEAAGLVRRERSTRDERSVEVRLTGEGAALRGRAVEVPRRIAAATGLDLTEVQDLRARLDRLTAALDAYGTGPAPEPS is encoded by the coding sequence ATGACCACGCCCGCGACCGAGCCCGCAACCGACTGGCTCCGCCTGGACCAGCAGATCTGCTTCTCGCTGAGCGCCGCGTCGCGCGCCTTCGGCAGCGTCTACCGCGTGGTCCTCAAGGATCTCGGGCTCACCTACTCCCAGTACCTGGTGCTGCTGGTGCTGTGGGAGCACGGCGAGCTGCCCGTGAAGAGGCTCGGGGAGCACCTTCGCCTCGACTCCGGCACGCTGTCGCCCCTGCTCAAGCGGCTGGAGGCGGCCGGTCTGGTCCGGCGCGAGCGCAGCACGCGCGACGAGCGGTCGGTGGAGGTGCGGCTGACCGGGGAGGGCGCGGCGCTGCGCGGGCGGGCCGTCGAGGTGCCCCGCCGGATCGCCGCGGCGACCGGCCTGGACCTGACCGAGGTCCAGGACCTGCGCGCCCGCCTCGACCGGCTCACGGCGGCGCTGGACGCGTACGGCACCGGTCCGGCACCCGAACCGTCCTGA
- a CDS encoding organic hydroperoxide resistance protein, with amino-acid sequence MDALYTAAATATHGRDGRAVSSDGTLDLALGIPVEMGGNGQGTNPEQLFAAGYAACFGSALGVVGRAAKVDVSDAAVTAEVGIGKQGEGFALAVTLRVELPEGLDEETGRKLVEQAHQVCPYSNATRGNIPVDLVIE; translated from the coding sequence ATGGACGCGCTCTACACCGCCGCCGCCACCGCCACCCACGGCCGCGACGGCCGCGCCGTCAGCTCCGACGGCACGCTCGACCTCGCCCTCGGCATCCCCGTCGAGATGGGCGGCAACGGGCAGGGCACCAACCCCGAGCAGCTCTTCGCGGCCGGGTACGCGGCCTGTTTCGGCAGCGCCCTCGGCGTGGTCGGCCGGGCGGCGAAGGTCGACGTCAGCGACGCCGCGGTGACCGCCGAGGTCGGCATCGGCAAGCAGGGCGAGGGCTTCGCGCTCGCCGTCACCCTCCGGGTCGAGCTGCCCGAGGGCCTCGACGAGGAGACCGGCCGCAAGCTGGTCGAGCAGGCCCACCAGGTCTGCCCCTACTCCAACGCCACCCGCGGCAACATCCCGGTCGACCTCGTCATCGAGTAG
- a CDS encoding bifunctional glycosyltransferase/CDP-glycerol:glycerophosphate glycerophosphotransferase, whose protein sequence is MPRFSVIVPCFKVQGFLRECLDSVLDQSFRDIEVIAVDDCSPDGSGAILDEYAARDDRVRVLHLAENAGLGRARNAGLPLATGDYLFFLDSDDTLTPGALRAMADRLAETDGPDVLVFDYARTYWWGGTRRNVLARVLAEAGDGTFTAAGQPEILDLLMVVWNKVYRRDFVEREGFTFPPGYYEDTPWTFPVMFSAERIAALDRICLNYRQRRQGNILSTTSRKHFDVHAQYERVFAFLDARPELAARWRPFLHAKMGEHCLDILSKPDRLPPSDRAEFFHRTAEMFRAHRPGGAAIPAELRVLEGSYAAYLVRRQSGRAVRELERRTRPARAAAAGRLRRTASTVHVRRPLDPDLVVYSAFSHRGVLGDPAAIHRAARELAPHLRGVWVVRDEESAADPALLPPGTEHVVLGSAAYRRVTERAAFLVNNVNWPGTVAKRDGSVHLHTHQGTPLKHMGVDLLDRPGARHGLDVPQMLRRADRWDHSLVASRYAERVWERAYPCHFASARTGSPRNDALVNAGPEDGRRVRERLGVPDGHTVVLYAPTRREYRRGGLVERVDVARLAADLGEGHTLLVRLHPSLATGPARGLGLTELHRRGVVVDATDEPHVEDLMLASDLLITDYSALMFDYALLDRPILIHAEDWGPYSATRGTYFDITEEAPGHVSRSYRELAWLLASGAWRDEEAARLRASFRARYCEYEDGRAAERVVRTLLLGEPMPAPEPSGVPGARAVPSGRDLLPST, encoded by the coding sequence GTGCCCCGCTTCAGCGTCATCGTCCCCTGCTTCAAGGTGCAGGGCTTCCTGCGCGAGTGCCTCGACTCGGTGCTGGACCAGTCCTTCCGGGACATCGAGGTGATCGCCGTCGACGACTGCTCCCCGGACGGTTCGGGGGCGATCCTGGACGAGTACGCGGCCCGCGACGACCGGGTCCGCGTGCTGCACCTGGCGGAGAACGCCGGACTCGGCCGGGCCCGCAACGCCGGGCTGCCGCTCGCCACCGGCGACTACCTCTTCTTCCTCGACAGCGACGACACCCTCACTCCGGGCGCCCTGCGCGCGATGGCCGACCGGCTGGCGGAGACGGACGGCCCGGACGTGCTGGTCTTCGACTACGCGCGCACCTACTGGTGGGGCGGCACCCGGCGCAACGTCCTGGCCCGGGTGCTCGCGGAGGCGGGCGACGGCACGTTCACGGCGGCCGGGCAGCCCGAGATCCTCGACCTGCTGATGGTCGTGTGGAACAAGGTCTACCGCCGCGACTTCGTCGAGCGGGAGGGTTTCACCTTCCCGCCGGGCTACTACGAGGACACGCCCTGGACCTTCCCGGTCATGTTCAGCGCGGAGCGGATCGCCGCGCTGGACCGCATCTGCCTGAACTACCGCCAGCGCCGCCAGGGCAACATCCTGTCCACGACCAGCCGCAAGCACTTCGACGTCCACGCGCAGTACGAGCGGGTCTTCGCCTTCCTGGACGCCCGTCCGGAGCTGGCGGCCAGGTGGCGGCCGTTCCTGCACGCCAAGATGGGCGAGCACTGCCTGGACATCCTGTCCAAGCCGGACCGGCTGCCGCCCTCCGACCGGGCCGAGTTCTTCCACCGCACCGCCGAGATGTTCCGCGCCCACCGGCCCGGGGGCGCGGCGATCCCGGCCGAACTCCGGGTGCTGGAGGGGTCGTACGCCGCCTACCTGGTGCGCCGGCAGTCCGGCAGGGCGGTGCGGGAGCTGGAGCGCCGGACCCGGCCGGCGCGCGCCGCGGCCGCCGGGCGGCTGCGCCGGACGGCGAGCACCGTGCACGTGCGCCGTCCCCTCGACCCGGACCTCGTCGTGTACTCGGCCTTCTCCCACCGGGGCGTGCTCGGCGACCCCGCCGCGATCCACCGCGCGGCCCGTGAACTCGCCCCGCACCTGCGCGGGGTGTGGGTGGTGCGGGACGAGGAGAGCGCGGCGGACCCCGCGCTGCTGCCGCCGGGCACCGAGCACGTGGTCCTGGGCAGTGCCGCCTACCGGCGGGTGACCGAGCGGGCGGCGTTCCTCGTCAACAACGTCAACTGGCCCGGCACGGTGGCCAAGCGGGACGGCAGCGTCCACCTCCACACCCACCAGGGGACGCCGCTCAAGCACATGGGCGTGGACCTGCTGGACCGGCCCGGCGCCCGGCACGGGCTGGACGTGCCGCAGATGCTGCGCCGGGCCGACCGCTGGGACCACAGCCTGGTCGCGAGCCGGTACGCGGAGCGGGTCTGGGAGCGGGCCTACCCCTGCCACTTCGCTTCCGCGCGCACCGGCAGCCCGCGCAACGACGCCCTGGTCAACGCCGGTCCCGAGGACGGGCGGCGGGTCCGCGAGCGGCTCGGTGTCCCCGACGGCCACACCGTCGTGCTGTACGCGCCGACCCGCCGGGAGTACCGGCGCGGCGGGCTCGTCGAGCGCGTCGACGTGGCCCGGCTCGCGGCCGACCTGGGCGAGGGCCACACCCTGCTCGTCCGCCTGCATCCGTCCCTCGCCACCGGTCCGGCGCGCGGCCTGGGCCTCACCGAGCTGCACCGGCGGGGCGTGGTGGTCGACGCGACGGACGAACCGCACGTCGAGGACCTGATGCTCGCCTCGGACCTGCTGATCACCGACTACTCCGCCCTGATGTTCGACTACGCCCTCCTGGACCGCCCGATCCTGATCCACGCCGAGGACTGGGGCCCGTACTCGGCGACCCGCGGCACGTACTTCGACATCACCGAGGAGGCGCCCGGGCACGTCTCCCGCTCCTACCGGGAGCTGGCGTGGCTGCTGGCGTCCGGGGCCTGGCGGGACGAGGAGGCGGCGCGGCTTCGGGCGTCCTTCCGCGCCCGGTACTGCGAGTACGAGGACGGGAGGGCCGCCGAACGGGTGGTGCGGACGCTGCTGCTCGGCGAGCCGATGCCCGCGCCGGAGCCCTCCGGCGTCCCCGGCGCCCGCGCCGTCCCGTCCGGACGCGACCTGCTGCCCTCCACATGA
- a CDS encoding bifunctional glycosyltransferase/CDP-glycerol:glycerophosphate glycerophosphotransferase, translating into MPRFSIIVPSHGVAGRLSQALDSVLGQSFGDFELIPVCDGPDCAAADVAGEHAERDSRVTPVHSPPSAGLAGARNTGMRAATGAYLLFLDGDDTLVPGALAALDARLADTGGVDVLYFEHERVPWWEGETTNPAAPLLARTPDGAFAPDRAPHLTGVHLPAWSAVHRRTFLAERRLDFPGGHFTDVGFGARVAARAERVAVLREVVVRHRVRRQGNRLNLPGEHHADLLDQAELALTHAVERGLPPERRGPLFEQLFAAVLKTATHPRRLTRRGRRAFYRRASRLYRRYRPAGFRPPGGRLGVQHRLLASGSYTAFRALRAANRTATGVLRRLPWPRGLRTRLRYRRHLRRPLDPNLVVYCAYWGRGYACNPAAIHAKARELAPHLRSVFLVEPDQAHTLPEGVDHAVVGSHRYWEVLARATYLVNNANFAEGVVKRPGSVHLQTQHGTPLKTMGVDQSTYPVVAAATGSFTKLLARVDRWDYNLSANRHSTQMWERAFPGSYEHLEYGYPRNDVYCTATAGDVARVRRKLGVPEGKTAVLYAPTHRDWETGFGAGGLDLEAFCEAAGEDVVVLLRAHYFYDRGGSRERTGRVIDVTGHRSSEDVCLAADALVTDYSSIMFDYANLDRPIVVYADDWDVYRETRGVYFDLMAAPPGPVARTPEELARVFADGGWAGPESTALRAAFRERFCEFDDGRAAERVVRRVLLGEPPEALPPVLPLAERVPAPAAATLVRS; encoded by the coding sequence ATGCCCCGCTTCAGCATCATCGTCCCGTCCCATGGGGTCGCGGGGCGCCTCTCCCAGGCCCTGGACTCGGTCCTCGGCCAGTCCTTCGGCGACTTCGAGCTGATCCCGGTCTGCGACGGCCCGGACTGCGCCGCGGCGGACGTGGCCGGGGAGCACGCCGAGCGGGACTCCCGGGTGACGCCCGTGCACTCGCCGCCGTCGGCGGGTCTGGCCGGGGCGCGCAACACCGGGATGCGGGCGGCGACCGGCGCGTACCTGCTGTTCCTCGACGGCGACGACACCCTCGTGCCGGGGGCGCTGGCGGCCCTGGACGCGCGGCTGGCGGACACCGGCGGTGTCGACGTCCTGTACTTCGAGCACGAGCGGGTGCCCTGGTGGGAGGGCGAGACCACCAACCCGGCCGCACCGCTGCTGGCGAGGACCCCGGACGGCGCCTTCGCCCCCGACCGCGCCCCGCACCTGACCGGCGTGCACCTGCCCGCGTGGAGCGCGGTCCACCGCCGCACCTTCCTCGCCGAGCGCCGGCTCGACTTCCCCGGCGGGCACTTCACGGACGTCGGCTTCGGCGCCCGGGTCGCGGCGCGCGCCGAGCGGGTGGCCGTGCTGCGCGAGGTGGTCGTACGGCACCGGGTACGGCGCCAGGGCAACCGGCTGAACCTGCCCGGCGAGCACCACGCGGACCTGCTCGACCAGGCCGAACTCGCCCTCACGCACGCCGTCGAGCGGGGCCTGCCGCCCGAGCGGCGCGGCCCGCTGTTCGAGCAGCTCTTCGCGGCGGTCCTCAAGACGGCCACCCACCCCCGGCGCCTGACCCGGCGGGGGCGCCGCGCCTTCTACCGCCGGGCGAGCCGCCTGTACCGGCGCTACCGCCCCGCGGGCTTCCGGCCGCCGGGCGGACGGCTCGGCGTGCAGCACCGGCTGCTGGCGTCGGGGTCGTACACCGCCTTCCGCGCACTGCGCGCCGCCAACCGGACGGCGACCGGCGTCCTGCGCCGCCTGCCGTGGCCGCGCGGGCTGCGCACCCGCCTGCGCTACCGCCGCCACCTGCGCCGCCCGCTGGACCCCAACCTCGTCGTGTACTGCGCCTACTGGGGCCGCGGCTACGCCTGCAACCCGGCCGCGATCCACGCCAAGGCCCGCGAACTCGCACCGCACCTGAGGTCGGTGTTCCTGGTCGAGCCGGACCAGGCGCACACCCTGCCGGAGGGCGTCGACCACGCGGTCGTCGGCAGCCACCGGTACTGGGAGGTGCTGGCCCGCGCCACGTACCTGGTGAACAACGCCAACTTCGCCGAGGGCGTGGTCAAGCGCCCCGGCAGCGTGCACCTGCAGACCCAGCACGGCACCCCGCTGAAGACGATGGGCGTGGACCAGTCGACGTACCCGGTGGTGGCGGCGGCCACCGGCAGCTTCACCAAGCTCCTTGCCCGCGTGGACCGCTGGGACTACAACCTGTCCGCCAACCGGCACTCCACCCAGATGTGGGAGCGCGCCTTTCCCGGCTCGTACGAGCACCTGGAGTACGGCTACCCGCGCAACGACGTCTACTGCACGGCGACCGCCGGGGACGTGGCCCGTGTCCGGCGCAAACTGGGCGTCCCGGAGGGCAAGACGGCGGTCCTGTACGCGCCCACGCACCGGGACTGGGAGACCGGGTTCGGCGCGGGCGGCCTGGACCTGGAGGCGTTCTGCGAGGCGGCCGGCGAGGACGTCGTGGTGCTGCTGCGCGCCCACTACTTCTACGACCGGGGCGGGAGCCGGGAGCGCACCGGCCGGGTCATCGACGTGACCGGGCACCGCTCCTCGGAGGACGTGTGCCTGGCCGCGGACGCGCTGGTCACCGACTATTCCTCCATCATGTTCGACTACGCCAACCTGGACCGTCCGATCGTCGTGTACGCCGACGACTGGGACGTGTACCGGGAGACCCGCGGCGTCTACTTCGACCTGATGGCGGCGCCCCCGGGACCGGTGGCACGCACGCCCGAGGAGCTGGCCCGCGTCTTCGCCGACGGCGGCTGGGCGGGCCCGGAGTCGACGGCGCTGCGGGCGGCCTTCCGGGAGCGGTTCTGCGAGTTCGACGACGGCCGGGCCGCCGAGCGCGTCGTGCGCCGGGTGCTGCTCGGCGAGCCGCCCGAGGCGCTGCCGCCGGTGCTCCCGCTCGCGGAGCGCGTTCCGGCCCCCGCCGCCGCCACCCTCGTGAGGAGCTGA
- a CDS encoding bifunctional glycosyltransferase/CDP-glycerol:glycerophosphate glycerophosphotransferase, producing the protein MPRFSVIVPAYQVQAYLHACLESVLAQSYPDFEVIVVDDCSPDACGAIADEFAALDPRVRVVRLARNEGLGPARNAGMERAGGDYLVFLDGDDTLTPHALRGIADRIKETGEPDVLVYDYARTYWTGETVRNQAAAHLTEQGPAPFRLADRPGLLKLLMVAWNKAVRREFAVREGFAFPPGYYEDTPWTYPVLMTAGSVATLDRVCVHYRQRRRGSILGTPGERHLDVFTQYDRVFAFLDARMETHPESRKELARWRPLLYRRMADHLTTVYTRPGRLPRSLRAEFLRRARVHCRRYRVPGAPAPLSVRLRHALLRLGLRRTYGALRLASALRRRTAGVAAGLLRAARTGALRLHYRVQRCLPLRADRAVFAVEGDRGYGRDPGALEEAFRRLAPHVRTAWAAERVHHHTVPPGTRRLAPGTAAHWTALARSRYLVREGPFGPGLVRRRGQVLVQTQAGTPLKHMGLDLQERPAAAQGTDFARLLREVDSWDYVLSANRHSTLTWERVHPGDWTALEYGQPRTDVLQRATAADVARLRETLGVPEGTVAILYAPTHRDYRRTQRSALDLERVVRRLGPRFVVLARAHPRHGGPLAASAGRVLDVSDHPHVESLCLASDALVTDYSSLMFDYAGLDRPIVLHAAEREAYEAARGTYVDLRSFPPGAIARDEDELIGVFASGDWHGTRSARLRAAFRERFCPYDDGRAAERVVRRVVLGETDLPPVVPPAGRGPAPSAAAALARTPLTTVPQPAGPRTVTDSL; encoded by the coding sequence GTGCCCAGGTTCAGTGTCATCGTGCCCGCGTACCAGGTGCAGGCATATCTGCACGCGTGCCTGGAGTCGGTGCTGGCCCAGTCGTACCCGGACTTCGAGGTGATCGTGGTCGACGACTGCTCGCCGGACGCCTGCGGCGCGATCGCCGACGAGTTCGCGGCCCTCGACCCGCGCGTCCGCGTCGTACGCCTGGCGCGCAACGAGGGCCTGGGCCCGGCCCGCAACGCCGGCATGGAACGGGCGGGCGGCGACTACCTGGTCTTCCTCGACGGCGACGACACCCTCACCCCGCACGCGCTGCGGGGCATCGCCGACCGGATCAAGGAGACCGGCGAGCCGGACGTCCTGGTCTACGACTACGCGCGCACGTACTGGACCGGCGAGACGGTCCGCAACCAGGCCGCCGCGCACCTCACCGAGCAGGGCCCGGCGCCGTTCCGGCTCGCCGACCGGCCGGGGCTGCTGAAGCTGCTGATGGTGGCCTGGAACAAGGCGGTGCGACGGGAGTTCGCCGTGCGCGAGGGCTTCGCCTTCCCGCCGGGGTACTACGAGGACACGCCGTGGACGTATCCGGTCCTGATGACGGCGGGCTCCGTCGCCACCCTGGACCGGGTCTGCGTCCACTACCGGCAGCGGCGGCGGGGCAGCATCCTGGGCACGCCGGGCGAGCGCCACCTGGACGTCTTCACGCAGTACGACCGCGTCTTCGCGTTCCTCGACGCGCGCATGGAGACGCACCCGGAGTCGCGCAAGGAGCTGGCCCGCTGGCGGCCGCTCCTGTACCGGCGCATGGCCGACCACCTCACGACGGTCTACACCCGCCCCGGCCGTCTGCCGCGCTCCCTGCGCGCCGAGTTCCTGCGCCGGGCCCGGGTCCACTGCCGCCGCTACCGGGTCCCCGGCGCCCCCGCCCCGCTGTCCGTCCGGCTGCGCCACGCCCTGCTCCGCCTCGGCCTGCGCCGCACCTACGGCGCCCTGCGGCTGGCGTCGGCCCTGCGCCGCCGTACGGCGGGGGTCGCCGCGGGACTGCTGCGCGCGGCCCGGACCGGTGCCCTGCGCCTGCACTACCGCGTCCAGCGCTGCCTCCCGCTCCGCGCCGACCGGGCCGTCTTCGCCGTCGAGGGCGACCGGGGGTACGGCCGCGACCCGGGCGCGCTGGAGGAGGCGTTCCGCCGTCTGGCGCCGCACGTGCGCACGGCGTGGGCCGCCGAGCGGGTGCACCACCACACCGTGCCGCCCGGCACCCGCCGTCTGGCCCCGGGCACGGCCGCCCACTGGACGGCGCTGGCCCGCTCCCGCTACCTGGTGCGCGAAGGGCCCTTCGGCCCGGGCCTGGTCAGGCGGCGGGGGCAGGTCCTGGTCCAGACGCAGGCCGGGACGCCCCTCAAGCACATGGGCCTGGACCTCCAGGAGCGCCCGGCCGCCGCCCAGGGCACCGACTTCGCCCGGCTGCTGCGCGAGGTCGACTCCTGGGACTACGTGCTCTCCGCCAACCGCCACTCCACCCTGACCTGGGAACGCGTCCACCCGGGCGACTGGACCGCCCTGGAGTACGGCCAGCCGCGCACCGACGTCCTCCAGCGGGCGACGGCCGCGGACGTGGCCCGGCTGCGCGAGACCCTCGGCGTCCCCGAGGGCACGGTCGCGATCCTGTACGCGCCCACCCACCGCGACTACCGGCGCACCCAGCGCTCCGCCCTGGACCTGGAGCGCGTCGTGCGCCGCCTCGGCCCGCGCTTCGTGGTGCTGGCCCGCGCCCACCCCCGGCACGGCGGCCCGCTCGCCGCGTCCGCCGGCCGGGTGCTGGACGTCAGCGACCACCCGCACGTCGAGTCGCTGTGCCTGGCCTCGGACGCCCTGGTCACCGACTACTCGTCGCTGATGTTCGACTACGCGGGCCTCGACCGCCCGATCGTGCTCCACGCCGCCGAGCGGGAGGCGTACGAGGCGGCCCGCGGCACCTACGTCGACCTGCGTTCCTTCCCGCCGGGCGCGATCGCGCGGGACGAGGACGAGCTGATCGGCGTGTTCGCGAGCGGCGACTGGCACGGCACCCGGTCGGCGCGGCTGCGGGCCGCCTTCCGCGAGCGGTTCTGCCCCTACGACGACGGCCGCGCCGCCGAGCGCGTCGTGCGCCGGGTGGTCCTGGGCGAGACGGACCTGCCGCCGGTGGTCCCGCCGGCCGGGCGCGGCCCCGCGCCCTCCGCCGCAGCGGCTCTCGCGCGGACCCCGCTGACCACGGTGCCGCAACCGGCGGGTCCGCGCACCGTCACCGACAGCCTCTGA
- a CDS encoding carbohydrate ABC transporter permease, with product MTADAGSLTPAATRPPETAVKARQPLASRLAEAVSGGLVRVFLIVVGLFWLVPTIGLLLSSLRTPEDMAASGWWKVFTEPSQLTLQSYEELLKNGDITSSLLNTALITVPATVLVVVIGALAGYAFAWMDFPGRDWWFLAVVGLLVVPVQVALIPIAELFGKIGLFGSMLGVILFHVGFGLPFAVFLLRNFFAEIPRELLEAARLDGAGELRLFVRVVMPLGGPAIASLGIFQFLWVWNDMLVALIFSDSGSQPITVALQTQVRQFGNNIDVLAPGAFISMVIPLAVFFAFQRQFVSGVMAGAVK from the coding sequence ATGACCGCGGACGCGGGTTCCCTCACCCCGGCGGCCACCCGGCCGCCCGAGACGGCCGTCAAGGCCAGGCAGCCGCTCGCGTCCCGGCTCGCCGAGGCGGTCAGCGGCGGGCTCGTCCGGGTGTTCCTGATCGTGGTGGGCCTGTTCTGGCTGGTACCCACGATCGGGCTGCTGCTGTCCTCGCTGCGCACGCCCGAGGACATGGCGGCGAGCGGCTGGTGGAAGGTCTTCACCGAGCCGTCCCAGCTGACCCTCCAGAGCTACGAGGAGCTGCTGAAGAACGGCGACATCACCTCCTCGCTCCTCAACACCGCGCTGATCACCGTCCCCGCGACCGTCCTGGTCGTGGTCATCGGGGCGCTCGCCGGATACGCGTTCGCGTGGATGGACTTCCCGGGCCGCGACTGGTGGTTCCTGGCGGTGGTCGGGCTGCTCGTCGTGCCCGTGCAGGTGGCCCTGATCCCGATCGCCGAACTCTTCGGCAAGATCGGCCTGTTCGGTTCGATGCTCGGCGTGATCCTCTTCCACGTCGGTTTCGGTCTGCCGTTCGCGGTGTTCCTGCTGCGGAACTTCTTCGCGGAGATCCCGAGGGAGCTGCTGGAGGCGGCCCGGCTGGACGGCGCGGGCGAACTGCGGCTGTTCGTGCGGGTGGTGATGCCGCTCGGCGGGCCCGCGATCGCGAGCCTGGGCATCTTCCAGTTCCTGTGGGTGTGGAACGACATGCTGGTCGCGCTGATCTTCTCGGACTCCGGGAGCCAGCCGATCACGGTCGCCCTGCAGACCCAGGTACGGCAGTTCGGCAACAACATCGACGTGCTCGCGCCGGGCGCGTTCATCTCCATGGTGATCCCGCTGGCCGTGTTCTTCGCGTTCCAGCGGCAGTTCGTCTCCGGCGTGATGGCGGGCGCCGTCAAGTAG